The sequence below is a genomic window from Uranotaenia lowii strain MFRU-FL chromosome 2, ASM2978415v1, whole genome shotgun sequence.
ACATTCGGTGCTAGTGCTGGAATTGTCTCACTGCTATTCAACTCGTCTTCAAGACATTTCAGCAAACATGTCCTTTCTCTTAGCACCAGCTCAGAGTGCTTCAGTGTTTCATCAATCATTGTAAGCTCTTGTTGACTTTTTTCCAAACTTCCGTTGACCTTAGTCAAATTATCCTCCAGTTGATCTTTCGATTGGTTTGGAATGTCCAATTCATACCTTCTGATGCGATCATACAACTTCACCGCACTTTCCTCTTCCTTGacaatttgtttattcaaaagtacaattttttccaacatttttatcTGATCTTTTACACATCTTTCTCCAGTCGGTTCATCCGAAGAAGTCGGTGGAGATTCGGCATCCCTTTCGGCCCCGGACTCTTCCACTTCCGGCGAAGCTGCGGTTGTGGCCTCGGAAGTGATCCCACTGTCACCTCCGCCAGCGCTATCGGTACGTGGATCTAACTCAGACTTTCCTCCTCCAGCTTTTCCTCGAGATCCCGAGGCTTCCGAAAGCCCCTTAAGGTACGTTTCCAGCAAGTAATTTTTACCGTGTTCCCGTTCTCTTAAGCGATGACGATCCtcttcaattttgttgatctgTAGCTCACGGTCCCTAAAATGAAGTAATAAGATGATTAAAAAAGTATTACAGATTTCCGAATATTGTTATCAATAATAGAATCCTTTTTGGTTTATTGAAAAGAGCATTTCAAACTGCTTTTTAACTTTTATCAAACAATTTGTAGTTTAGCATTATAAATTTCTCTATTTAAATTAATGTTCAGtcctaaataaaaacaaatgcaggTATTTATTCCATCATCAGGCAATCAAGCACATTCACTTTCAAACGACAATTTGTCTGGAGATAGAATCCCCCGAGAAACGAGATACCCGTTCGATTATCCATTACCGTAAAACTTTAATCGCTCCAAATTTACGTCccactttttttattattcgtaGAAGAATACATTAGGTAATAAATATGTGTTTTGTTGTCAAGTCtccaaatgaacaaaaagtggcGTCTTAACACCTTCACTCGTCATCAATCTCCTCAGCCGGTCAGTCAGCGAACCAGTCAGTCTTGATGAATCTGGGCAGTAGTGCAGCATGGCCATTGTCGAGGCCAAAGTCGCGTCGTTCCGGTTTGATGAGCACCCTTCCGAGATCTTCTCCATCGTCCTCATCAAGTTTCTAGGCTGAACACGAAGTTCAATTAAAATGAGATATTCATCAGCAACTCTTCTCGGAACAGTGGTGTGGCCGCACAAATCGTTTGACATTTCCTCCCGAGTTGAGGAGGACACTGATGACTGTCTCGTTCTTATTAATTAGGTGTCGTTTTCACCTGTCTCTTCCTCTCCGGGTTGATTGTTTTGAATCGGGCAAGGGTAATTAAAGTTATGAATAACAAACCACGCCAGATTATCTTACCTAAGCTTAGACAACTGCTGCTGAATGATGTCGCCCTGTTCGAGGATCAGCTTCATTAGCCGCTCGATCGAGTTTTTGGACGATTTCGGGTGGATTGTCGTTCCGTGAGTCATCCAGGCGAATGAAGTTTTGTGTGCCCGGTGTCGTTTCCGGCGCACTATTGCACTATTGATACTACCCGTTGGGCTTCCCCGGCCACTGTCTTTGTCACGTTCCGTTAAAACTCCGCCGACCATTGTGGGTCCGCTGCCGAGGGTGCCAGATGCCGTTTGTTGAGTTGGCGGCTGTTGTTGGCTGATTGATCCGCCAACAGCCGAAGCCACCGCCAATCTATTCGAGGCGTCCAATCGCCGGAGGATGAATTTAACCTGAAATTCAGagaacaaaatttgtaattttcttatttattggtAAACAGTGGGGATTAATTTTTCAAGAGCTTTTAAAGATCGTTTGAGATGGATCAGCCAATGTAACTTTTGAAAAGAAGAATCAACTTTTCtctaatacaatttttttttaaaataatcctGTTTCTAGGACTTGTTGCTGGGGCCCAATAAACATAGATAAACTTAACTTTCTTTACATTATCAACTAAAAACACTAAACTGTTGGTTCACAGACAAATTCGAGTACATAATAGAcataaaaaacgaatttttgttttgtctatTCTGGATATATAATAGGGCATTTAAATCCtctttttcattgaaagttgACTGTTTGAACTGTTATTCAAGGAAAagcattgtcattttttttttcatttttgtcatttttgtcatttttgtcatttttgtcatttttgtcatttttgtcatttttgtcatttttgtcatttttgtcatttttgtcatttttgtcatttttgtcatttttgtcatttttgtcatttttgtcatttttgtcatttttgtcatttttgtcatttttgtcatttttgtcatttttgtcatttttgtcatttttgtcatttttgtcatttttgtcatttttgtcatttttgtcatttttgtcatttttgtcatttttgtcatttttgtcatttttgtcatttttgtcatttttgtcatttttgtcatttttgtcatttttgtcatttttgtcatttttgtcatttttgtcatttttgtcatttttgtcatttttgtcatttttgtcatttttgtcatttttgtcatttttgtcatttttgtcatttttgtcatttttgtcatttttgtcatttttgtcatttttgtcatttttgtcatttttgtcatttttgtcatttttgtcatttttgtcatttttgtcatttttgtcatttttgtcatttttgtcatttttgtcatttttgtcatttttgtcatttttgtcatttttgtcatttttgtcatttttgtcatttttgtcatttttgtcatttttgtcatttttgtcatttttgtcatttttgtcatttttgtcatttttgtcatttttgtcatttttgtcatttttgtcatttttgtcatttttgtcatttttgtcatttttgtcatttttgtcatttttgtcatttttgtcatttttgtcatttttgtcatttttgtcatttttgtcatttttgtcatttttgtcatttttgtcatttttgtcatttttgtcatttttgtcatttttgtcatttttgtcatttttgtcatttttgtcatttttgtcatttttgtcatttttgtcatttttgtcatttttgtcatttttgtcatttttgtcatttttgtcatttttgtcatttttgtcatttttgtcatttttgtcatttttgtcatttttgtcatttttgtcatttttgtcatttttgtcatttttgtcatttttgtcatttttgtcatttttgtcatttttgtcatttttgtcatttttgtcatttttgtcatttttgtcatttttgtcatttttgtcatttttgtcatttttgtcatttttgtcatttttgtcatttttgtcatttttgtcatttttgtcatttttgtcatttttgtcatttttgtcatttttgtcagttttgtcatttttgtcatttttgtcatttttgtcattttcgtcatttttatcatttttatcatttttatcatttttatcatttttgtcatttttgtcatttttgtcatttttgtcatttttgtcatttttgtcatttttgtcatttttgtcatttttgtcatttttgtcatttttgtcatttttgtcatttttgtcatttttgtcatttttgtcatttttgtcatttttgtcatttttgtcatttttgtcatttttgtcatttttgtcatttttgtcatttttgtcatttttgtcatttttgtcatttttgtcatttttgtcatttttgtcatttttgtcatttttgtcatttttgtcatttttgtcatttttgtcatttttgtcatttttgtcatttttgtcatttttgtcatttttgtcatttttgtcatttttgtcatttttgtcatttttgtcatttttgtcatttttgtcatttttgtcatttttgtcatttttgtcatttttgtcatttttgtcatttttgtcatttttgtcatttttgtcatttttgtcatttttgtcatttttgtcatttttgtcatttttgtcatctttgtcatctttgtcatttttgtcatttttgtcatttttgtcatttttgtcatttttgtcatttttgtcatttttgtcatttttgtcatttttgtcatttttgtcatttttgtcatttttgtcatttttgtcatttttgtcatttttgtcatttttgtcatttttgtcatttttgtcatttttgtcatttttgtcatttttgtcatttttgtcatttttgtcatttttgtcatttttgtcatttttgtcatttttgtcatttttgtcatttttgtcatttttgtcatttttgtcatttttgtcatttttgtcatttttgtcatttttgtcatttttgtcatttttgtcatttttgtcatttttgtcatttttgtcatttttgtcatttttgtcatttttgtcatttttgtcatttttgtcatttttgtcatttttgtcatttttgtcatttttgtcatttttgtcatttttgtcatttttgtcatttttgtcatttttgtcatttttgtcatttttgtcatttttgtcatttttgtcatttttgtcatttttgtcatttttgtcatttttgtcatttttgtcatttttgtcatttttgtcatttttgtcatttttgtcatttttgtcatttttgtcatttttgtcatttttgtcatttttgtcatttttgtcatttttgtcatttttgtcatttttgtcatttttgtcatttttgtcatttttgtcatttttgtcatttttgtcatttttgtcatttttgtcatttttgtcatttttgtcatttttgtcatttttgtcatttttgtcatttttgtcatttttgtcatttttgtcatttttgtcatttttgtcatttttgtcatttttgtcatttttgtcatttttgtcatttttgtcatttttgtcatttttgtcatttttgtcatttttgtcatttttgtcatttttgtcatttttgtcatttttgtcatttttgtcatttttgtcatttttgtcatttttgtcatttttgtcatttttgtcatttttgtcatttttgtcatttttgtcatttttgtcatttttgtcatttttgtcatttttgtcatttttgtcatttttgtcatttttgtcatttttgtcatttttgtcatttttgtcatttttgtcatttttgtcatttttgtcatttttgtcatttttgtcatttttgtcatttttgtcaatttttaatataaacttACTTCAGGTTGCGCTTTTCCCCATGCCGACCATATCTGGAGGATTTTGGTTCTACTGTCGAGAATTTGTTCCACCTGTCTCCAGCGTTCCGTGATGCAGTAATCTTTAGGTTCATTAACAGCACTTGGCCCTCCAGCTACTCCCACAGGAATCACATTCTCCTGCTGCAGCAACGCCTCCACCAAATCGGCACATGTCGTGTCCTCCGTAACGCCAGAAATAAACCGCTGCTCGCCCTTGATCCAGACTGGAATCTCCTCCGTCGAATAATCACTGACCGTCCCACAGGAATCTTCATCGTCATCACTTCGGGAAGGATCTTCCTCTTCTTCCTCgtcctcatcatcatcatcatcacttaTAATTTCAGCACTCATCCTATGAGCCATCAAGGGATGGTTGCTAGGCAGTGGCCAGCATTCTTTGGAATTCGAATAACCTTCCCCAGCCAACTGGGATGAGCTGGCAAGGCCTAGCATTTCTCGACCAGGTGCAACTGAAGGTCCCTGGCCAGTGATGCCCGTTATACGATTCTGGGCCACCGTCTGAGATACCGAAGACACAATAGCAGCGGTGGAAGCCGACGAGGCATTCATTTTCGCTGTTCACCTTCGCTGTAATTGTTCCACTTCCGGGGGATCCACTGTCGTCGTCTTCGATGGGCAGAAGAAGATGGTCATCATAGCCGCCGCCAGCACCCAGAGCCCAGTTAGTGTGCTGGATCAAATTATCTCGTTTTGTagttgaaacctgcaaaaaaaCGGAAATACAACGAAAAAcggataattttagtaaatggaTCCCGTCGAAAGATTAAAACGATGGATGAATGTTTGGATTGAGAAGTGAGAAGCCAATCCCCGTTTTCAGGTTGTGGATTTGTGGATGAAAGGATGGCGTGACGGTAATTGCTAAATTGACTGCCGAAAAGGGGGCTCAGCTCGATGCAGCAACAGGTGCAATCTAATGCGTGGTGTAAAACGGTTACTTCCTTAAGGGTTCGTGCAGAAAAAAAGGACCACCACACTTGGCTGGCGTTCTTCTTTATGAACAATCTAATTTCGAAGCGAACTGCATTAGCCAGGGTGCAATTATCGTCTTGAACGATACCTTGTACGTTCTCTATTGTAGGTTTGTAATATATTTGCATACCAATTGTTTTGTAAAATGGAGTATGTATAGGTTTTGTTAAATCAAATAAAGGAAATTAAgtgagtatttttatttgtttcgtttatagtcgttttaccatctttttaGCTTTCGCGAATTTATATCAACAATGCAGTTATTGAAAATCTCATAtggtaaagcatggatcactacaaatctggacgcactatttattttaccatagtgctcctagttgtcggatctggaatgttttggcagcactttgtagagaaatgtttcttctaccagtgctgaaaattcattacgattcgttttgtttcaaaaaagttacacgtgatggaagccgcgagatgaaaataaattttgaacacccacgtcgaaaacccgacgtggtcgggttcaaaaatcgcgaaatcgttaaaaatggtcaaatcaaccgggtgtagcgttctcaaacgtttccgtgagatgcgtactatagatcggcaggttcataccaagcgtcatagtggaattaaggatcggaaactgcatttgaaggtgttgagaacgatcaaggaaaacacagggtagtcggactatgacattgccaagaaattcaacgccgaccggtgcaccgtcagcagaattcgtctacgcgaaggaatacgatcctatcggaccagtaagcaaccaaaccggacattgaagcagaatttagtagccaaaggacgtgcccgcaagttatacaagaagattccaacgaagttcgacggatgcatcctcatggatgacgaaacgtacgtgaagatggattttgggcagctttctggccaaaaattatgtaaagccactgcagtggtgcactgcactggtcatggtgatgtccccggcaacttcaaatttagctgataagtttgcaagaaagtgtttgatctggcaaggtatttgcagctgcggacgaaaaattccggtttttgtgaaaaacaagaccatggactccgaaatttacaaggaggaatgcctgaaaactttttttttcgtacattagatctcacaaaggactagttgagttttcgccagatttggcaagctgccagtacagctaggaggttctacagtggtattgggccaacgggtggattttgtcgaaaaggacatcaacccacccaactgccctcaattcagctctatcgaaaaattttgggcaattgtcaagcagaagatgaagaagaatggtaggacgactcgggaagcaacagagatgaagagattgtggaacaaaatggccgctgaggtcagcgaataaggtgttcaaactataatgagtgatactcactaatcactaatcactaatcgtacttccacagccagaacttatgtctgagtcccaaagaataataaaagtgttttattattcttcttgtctttcttcatgttttcaattaatttaacaTAAgacattaaaataatcaaaaacataaactggttgggcctaccatggagcagagaacgcagagacgtcCGCAACACAGGAAcaagaagaaacgtggaccaccagtaccatacgtttcaaatgggcaaaattgttggaagcatgctaagaaaaatgctccttgatgaagaaaccatgCGTAATGTAAAATAACTTCAGTAGGCGGATTTCTCcgtggctggaaatgatttattttgtacaccgaaatcacaaaacctaagaataaatttatttagaagattttgaaaaatataaacttttactataataagcttttttaactgttttggatttcagagtACAaccatttctggtcatcgaccaaggatatagcgcctttactcgctcttgaaaatagaGAAGAGAAAAGGAAAGGTTTAATAGAACATAAAACCTTTCGAGATCTGTTAGGaactcgaaaagttttttttattattcgccTCTTACTCTAGGGCAGGCATGTaaaactgggggttcgcgggccgcatgcggcccgctgCCTTAGTTAATGCggccgcgtagccccgtctaaaattatcacaaaattccTTACTACACAGGAGTACactggctttcctgccacaaaatattaaaaagatttttttttttgctacgagaggaaataatattatttttggaaatgaaagatttttaatgcggcccgcacacttaaacgagtttgacatgcctgctctaGGGTTAATAGATTGTGCTTTCGAAGCACAaggaaaaaacgataaaaatgaacTATTGACatgatatcaaaaattttaccatTCAGTCATAACtaactaataaaaatgcaaaaatttatgtatgtatgagagTCCACTTGTGGCTAATAGATCTTCtatcaaactataatgagtgatactcaaccaaaagttcgaaaattcatcaaaacaacatcggaatattttttttattatttttccttcaaagtgcaataaaaaccctacatttcaagtacaaaacatttttatttcgtttatatagctccgagatagacccgttttaatgcgtccagatttgtagtgatccatgctttactatACCCCAAGTTACACCGATAGTTTCATTTGACTCCTTAAGccccttataaaaccaaaacttgatctagtagcctgctataaaactttatatgTTACTTGGGTACGTCTAAATAATTTGTGCTACGTAATGAAATTTAGAGAC
It includes:
- the LOC129748410 gene encoding uncharacterized protein LOC129748410, with product MNASSASTAAIVSSVSQTVAQNRITGITGQGPSVAPGREMLGLASSSQLAGEGYSNSKECWPLPSNHPLMAHRMSAEIISDDDDDEDEEEEEDPSRSDDDEDSCGTVSDYSTEEIPVWIKGEQRFISGVTEDTTCADLVEALLQQENVIPVGVAGGPSAVNEPKDYCITERWRQVEQILDSRTKILQIWSAWGKAQPEVKFILRRLDASNRLAVASAVGGSISQQQPPTQQTASGTLGSGPTMVGGVLTERDKDSGRGSPTGSINSAIVRRKRHRAHKTSFAWMTHGTTIHPKSSKNSIERLMKLILEQGDIIQQQLSKLRDRELQINKIEEDRHRLREREHGKNYLLETYLKGLSEASGSRGKAGGGKSELDPRTDSAGGGDSGITSEATTAASPEVEESGAERDAESPPTSSDEPTGERCVKDQIKMLEKIVLLNKQIVKEEESAVKLYDRIRRYELDIPNQSKDQLEDNLTKVNGSLEKSQQELTMIDETLKHSELVLRERTCLLKCLEDELNSSETIPALAPNVIMDFSQPNPVLSISNLNKAVDAASSLADPKVFHPHQNYPVFPISEQQQARSVALSGHQTLPRNQRFPVTAQSTVPTISVHQINKFIQSNSKLGSNCNTNLDEKPCPKQLFNSALQYYPQANSADGIPNPKPPDDDLSNMGTLV